A window from Desulfobacteraceae bacterium encodes these proteins:
- a CDS encoding 2-oxoacid:acceptor oxidoreductase family protein, translating to MQAPLNQQIVISGVGGQGVLFVTRLLAEAAIAKGLAVLSSETHGMAQRGGTVLSHFKVGDFSSPLIRPGHADLLLALKAEGIAQHAAFLKPDGWIAVNAAAAPADGGNRCCLALDADRLARAVAPKAVNLILLGFALAASPAESENPLFCDLAEIQSVLQKRLDARPQLLENALAALAAGAAAPAAV from the coding sequence ATGCAAGCGCCACTAAATCAACAAATCGTCATCAGCGGGGTGGGCGGCCAGGGGGTCCTGTTCGTGACCCGCCTGCTGGCCGAAGCGGCCATCGCCAAGGGCCTGGCGGTGCTCTCCTCGGAAACCCACGGCATGGCCCAGCGGGGCGGCACGGTGCTTTCGCACTTCAAGGTGGGAGACTTTTCAAGCCCGCTGATCCGCCCCGGGCACGCCGATCTGCTGCTGGCCTTGAAGGCCGAAGGCATCGCCCAGCACGCGGCCTTTCTCAAGCCCGACGGCTGGATCGCGGTCAACGCGGCGGCCGCCCCGGCCGACGGCGGCAACCGCTGCTGCCTGGCGCTCGACGCCGACCGTCTGGCCCGCGCCGTCGCCCCCAAAGCCGTCAACCTGATCCTGCTGGGTTTTGCCCTGGCCGCAAGCCCGGCCGAGAGCGAAAACCCACTTTTCTGTGATTTGGCGGAGATTCAAAGCGTGCTGCAAAAGCGCCTGGACGCCCGACCGCAGCTCCTGGAAAACGCTCTGGCGGCCCTTGCCGCCGGCGCCGCGGCCCCGGCGGCCGTATAA